The stretch of DNA caaaacaaaagcGACCTTGGCAAgtcaaacatttcatttcaaacCTGTTTGTGATCCCTGCAGCAGATTTCTACAGCAACAAAACCAGGTGTTGCTTACAAACAGTGTCTTGTACAGCTAGGAATAGCCATGTCTCCACAAAGTTcttaaaaaaagacacaaatgcTAATTTGGATATTaagattaatatatttaatCTTTCTTGTTTGTAAAACAAGACATAAATTTGTGTATAGATATAacttatatattttttttatttatatatactatatacagacaataaaaaaattttcctctgtATTAGACTGAGAGATTTATGGAGGAATGATATAGGCGTAACGGGGAGCTTTGAAGAAACTCAGAGTTTCGTACTAGGTaattcccagggaaaaggaaaacacatctCCCTGTCAGCCTTCAGCACTGTAACAGGCCTTGCCCACCATGGACTGAAGTCCCAATTGGCTCTTCAGCTGGATATTTGCTACATGGTTCTTGAAATCAGGAGGCTGTCCTCACAGCAGGATCCTCTGCGCCTTGctgacagccacagccccagtcCAGGACAGCCATGGGCCAGGGGAGGTTATTGCACTCCAAGGATGGCATGTTAAAAGCACATTTGTGCATTTCCATAGCTCCTATGGAAGAACAAGACATTTCGAATGTGCATATTTATCAAAAATAACAGAGATGGGAAGTGACTGCTCGCACGGAGATCCCTGATCATCCCCAAGGGCTGGGGCGAGCTGGCTGGGTTGGACAACTGCCCTCACTCCTGAGGCCAAAGCTGTGACCTCGTGCCCAGAGGGGGTGTGATGGGGACAGGCACCGGGAACCCGGCAGGGTGCGAGCTGCAGTGGGTGCCAGGGTGAGGGCAATGCAATGTGTGGCCTTGCATTTCTCTCCTTGCTCTGTTTCGGAGGGTAGGTGGCTGCAGGGAAACACCAGTTAAGGCTGTCTCATTGATTATGTCTGTTActgagaggaggaggggagccTTGGGGTGGGAAGGAACACAACTAGGAATCATTTTACCATCCACCTagaacaataaaaaacccccaactcCAAGTAAATAACCACCTCACAGAACTAAATAATGCTTTTTATGGCAGTCAGCCTGGCgaagacagaaaaacaaccTCAACATCCTGGCAAGGAGGacagcccctgcctggctcACAGTCAAAGCTGATATGGGGCTTTTTTCTGATGGTCACAGTGAAAAGAAGTAGGAGATGGTTTGGGCTGAGCCTTGGGGGCATGAACCTAATCTCTGGAGAATGGTGTGAAAGTGGTCTCCCCTCAGCTGCTAGCCCACCTTCTGGCTTGCAGTGGTCAAAGATCAATCAATCTGGGTTCCTTGCAGGGTCTCCAGCATGGATTCAGCCATCCAGAAGAGGAACACAGAAttgttttggttggaaaagacctctaagattattgagtccaaccattcccccagcagtgccaagggcaccactaaaccatgtccccaaatgccacaacTTAATgtcttttaaacacctccagggatggtgactccaccacttccctagGCAGCCTGTTCTAAAACCTGACCACCattagtgaagaaatttttcttacatccaatctaaacctcccccagcacaaCTTGAAGCCccttcctctcatcctgtcacttgcTACCTGGGGGAAGAGACcgatccccacctggctgctccctcctgtcaGGAGTTGTGCAGAACCagaaggtccctcctgagccttcttttctccaggctgagcccctcaagctccctcagctgctcctcatcagacttgtgctccagactcttcccagctccattcccttctctggacacactccagccaTTCTGGGTCGTTCTTGtgaggggctcagagctggacacagaTTTGAGgagtggcctcaccagtgcccagtcaGGGGGACAGTCACTGTCttggtcctgctgccacaccctggctgggacaggccAGGTGTCAGTGGCCTCTTGCCcacctggctcatgttcagctgctattcaccagcacccccagggcctttcccacCAGGCactttccagcccctctgccccagcctggagctgcaggggtttGTTGTGAcccagggcaggacctggctgACCTCACACAACTgaccccagcctgcccagatccctctgcagagccttcctgccctccagcagatcaacactcccacccagaCTGGTGTCATCTGCAGACTGACTGAGGGTGTCCTCAAAAGATACTAAACAGGACAGGCCtcagcactgagccctggggaacaccactgGCAATGGCCCCAGCTGGATTTAACTCATTCCCCGCCACTCTCTGGGGCCTCTCCATCCatccagcttctccaggagcGTGCTGAAGAACacagtgtcaaaggctttaTTAAAATCTAGGCAGACAACATTCACAGCCTTTCCTTCACCCACAGAGTCACCCTGTCATAGAAGGCGACCAGGCTGGTGAAGCAGCACCTGCCTTTCCCCCGCGCTTGCTGGGCCTGTTCCCCTTGTCCTGTATGTGCCATGCGATGGCACTCAAGATCCTCTGCTCCATGAGGAGCAGTACCGAGGTCACTGACAGGCCTGTAGCTCCCTGGATCCTCCCCACCTGCAGGCATTAGGCCCTTGCCTTTGGCACTCAGGACTAGAGTGCTCAGGACTGGAGCACTGCGGCCTAAGcggtgagagcagagcccagtaGGGTGCCCTAGCTCTATCCCAGGATTATGGCAGCCTGCCCACGCTAGGACTACTTCCCAAGCCctagcacagcagcagggacttgCACCCCAGAGATACTGTCTGCTGCTAATTATGTTATGTTTGTGGCCCAGGAAGATCCTGGAGGCAAAGCTTTGTTTACGTGGCAAGACACTGGTTTGGCTCCAGACTGCCCAAGTGAAGCCAGGAGATTTCAGCTCAGCTCACTGGCCCACCACACACTGTGACAAAGGTCTTTGCACGAGCGAGGCCCAGAACCCCATGGAACCAAACTGGTGTGGAGATGGGGTGCCTGTACCTCCCAAGTGCTGTCACCAACAAGCCAGCATGGACGAACAAGCAGAGAAGCTGCTTGAGCCCCACTGACCAGCTGAAATTGCACAGCTTGTGACAGGGCACGAATTCACCCTTCCATCAACCCACCACCAACACAACACCCGTTCTGCAGAGATCAAAGAGTGTCTTGGCTGTCGCAAACCCCGGTAAACGTGGGCCTGCAGACATCGCATCCTCACCAGACCTGTGAGATTTGAGAGCATGGCCTGGCACACGCTGGCTTGTTGGTCTTCACAGCTGGCTTTACTTATTGATCAACGTCTTTAGGGAGCGTGTGAGAGTGCTCATGACAGTGGCGACCGTGGCTGACTGGCGGGCGAGCTGCTCCACGGTCTGCTGGTGGCTCAGCGTTCTGGCCGTGGACTCCTCGGCGGCCTTCAGCAGGAAGGTGTAGTTCCTCACCACCTCCTCCACCTTCGTCAGCAGCTCTTGGCGCTGGGACTCCGAGCGCACGACGTACACCAGCCTCACAAAGGTCTCGATGAGGCTGCTTAGCACCTGGAAGCTGCTTGTGATGGCGGAGAGCATGTGGGTGGGACTCTTGTCGACGGCGGCCACGCGGCGGCAGGACGCCCGGAACTCCTTGAACTTGAGGGCCAGCTCCTGCTTGTACTCAGCCAGCTGGGAGATGTAGGGCTTGCAGTCCCGGACCTCAGGGCTCAGCACACACTGCCTCAGGATGGTCAGGAGCTCGTTGGTGTCCAGCTGCACCTGCAGAAACCCGTTGGGAAAGCTGTAGGCATGGCCTCGAAGGGTGTTGATCTTTGCCAAGCTCCCCTCAAAACTGGAGGTCCTCAAATCTATTTCCTGGGTCTGGCTCTCATTGGGACTGCTGCAGGCTGTTGCGTCTAGGACCTGAAGAGTCCTGCTCATGACTGGGACCATCTGATTGTCCAGCTTCATTCCTGGGAGTATCTGCATGGGGATGGAATAGGACAGCTCATCCTTCTCGCTCCCATCATCTGCAACATCGCATTTTCTGTAGTAGAAGCAGTACCGGATGGAGCAGCACTTCTCATCCTCCATGTCTTCATCCCTCAGCTCGGCAGGACTTGGATACATCTCCTCCTGGACCGAGAACACTGCTGGACCCTTCTGGTTCTTTTTGTCCTGTGCTATCTGGACATAGGAGGGGTCAGCCACTCCCGAGGCTTCCTGGATTTTGCTCAGACCAGGACAGAGGATGCTGGGTTCAGGCTCTTTCTGGGGGCCTTTCTGCTTGGTTGTGTAGATGTTCTGGTAGACATCAGAGGACAAGGATGTCCCATCAGTCTTATCTATTTCACTGACACTGTAGCGACGCAGGAGCTTCCTGTAGTGGGGTGCACCCATGCACTCCCCTCGGGAGGTGCAGGTTGTCAAACAGGACATGCCATTCTCTGGATCTGACCGGTTGTCTCTGGACTCTAAACTTGTGGATCGTATCCGCTTGCCTTTGGAAGGGCTGCTCATGCTTGTCAGCCTAATGGCTTCTACCTGCTTCTGGTCATCTGCAACTTTATCCCTGCCTCGCCTCTCCAGTTCTGGAATCACCAGCTGGTTGGGGGGTGGCCTCATTCCCCTGCAAATCCGCTTGCAGTCACAGCTACGCCTCTGCTCCCTGGACATCCCTGGGACTTTTTGCACAGGACTGCTCctcagctggcagctgcagcgCCCAGGGGCAGGTGGGTGCAGATACTCCTGTGGAGGGAGGTCACCTTTGCTCTTTGGCTTGAGCAGCTCTTCAAGGAATTCCAGCTCATACTGCTTCACCTTCTGCAGCTGGGCCTGCCGCTCGTCCGTCTCCTTCTTCAGCCGGGTGGGAAATGTTGCAGAGAACAGATTCCTAAGCCTGAAGGGAGCTTTGGGGGCTTTGGGTTTAGCTGGGACATCAGCATCTTGTTGCGTTACCTCCAGgactttttctacttttttggAAGGCACAGTGCTAATCTGCAGGCTCTCAGATCTGGGCATCAGCTGGATTGGCCCTTTGGCCTCCTCACTGGTGCTCCTGAAAGTGCTACCAGGTGATGGAGAGTGCACATTGCTACTCTCAGCTTTTAAGATTTTGGCCGAGCTTTCCTGTTGTATTTTCTGTCCTTGGTTTGAAGGAGCTGTGTGTTTCTGCAAGACAAGGCTTGTGGCTTCCCCACCTGCCTTCTGACCTGTCTCTCCActtgcagcttttcctggtgcATCCCTACTCACTTTTTGCTGGTAGCTTTTAGAGGCAAAAGTCTTACTGGACATCATTTCCTCGCCTGCTGGGGCGAGGTGGAAAGCTtcagcctggctgccaggagCTTCCTTAGGACTTGGAGAAACTTCACAGTGCTGCTGCGGAGAGagttgctgctgctgacagtTGCATAATGTCTCTGCAGTTTGTGGACCTCCTTTAAGTGtcaaaggcttgctgctggcTGGTGCACAGCTGCTGGTACCATTCATGTTCTGGTCTTCTTTTAAGGCTGATAACACTTGGGGAGCTGAGGCTTTTGCATTTGccacctgctgcagagcagctgaaacGATGGCTGGAGTTACACCGCTTTTCTGATCCAGGAGGAGCTTGGCGCTTGGCTGTACCTCTTTGGGCATCTTCTCTTGTacatcctgctccctgctcggggctgctgtggcatgCAGAGACACCTCAAAGGCAGCTTTTGAGTGACCTGCACCTTTGCACTCAGAGCTTGGCACTGAGGCCCCCTTGCCCTGCTCACTAAGCTGGGAGGtcagccctggctgggcagccgaggtgcagctctgctccccgtgctgctgctcctgcttgcTCTTGCAGTTGGTAAGGCTGGGACTTTGGGTAGAGAAGGCTGGCTTCAGTGAAGGGCTCGGGTCCTGGCGGCTCAGGGGGTAGGGTGAGGTGaggacagcctgggcagcacagctctggattCGGAAAGGCAAGTCCTTCCTGGCCAGGAGGTTTTCTTTGTTGATGTGTTGGGTGAGGAAGTAGGCTGCGTTCTGATGCTGCTTCATAGCAGAGACCATCTCCGAGACATCGGTCAGCTCTGAGGAGTTCGTTTCGTGGCCAGAGTCCAAGGATGACTCAGGAGTGATGGCAGCCAGGACAATAAGACCTGAGGAGGGacacaaagaaaaccccacaacaacCCTCACACCACAGTGCTATGTGGAGGAGAGGGGAACTCCTTGCGGCAGGAGGGTCCCAGGAATGCAGGGCACATTGGAGAAACTTCTGTGACTTCTCACAACTAAGAGATAAGGCTTCTAAGGGAGATCACTTATCAGCATTGAGCTGGCTTGATAACTCCATTCAGCAAGAGCTTCTGGCCAAGGAAAACATCCTGTGAAGCTTTCCAT from Catharus ustulatus isolate bCatUst1 chromosome 14, bCatUst1.pri.v2, whole genome shotgun sequence encodes:
- the FRMPD3 gene encoding FERM and PDZ domain-containing protein 3 isoform X2 — encoded protein: MLKKEALLLIPNVLKVFLENGQIKSFTFDGRTTVKDVMVTLQDRLSLRHIEHFALVLEYSSSEQSHRFLLLQDKQPLAHVVQRTHYHGMRCLFRVSFFPKDPVELLRRDPAAFEYLYIQSRNDVIRERFGTDPKPEMLLGLAALHIYITVSATRPSQKVSLKNVEKEWGLEPFLPPSLLQLIKEKSLRKSLSQQLKAHQHQPGGTKVSTAQAKLQYLRILNELPTFAGVLFNTVGLDEKQPATTLLVGPRHGISHVIDLKTNLTTVLSEFSKVSKIQLFRENQGVARVETSILDAKPLVLLMEWPEATNFACLIAGYCRLLVDSKKMILSRAPSQPPPPQIIKADYINAHNFQRPATAGHMGKKENGLVGGSATVTRAAGASATRASDSELIRFCYLHMREQRKEKESGTDINENLIFFEETRPRTKSDPTSKSSGQGYNGAAKEYDPDGLEQDRQASRARAHTIDTHLRSDASHFYCESCQAKIKSRLASSTGGKPGTRDNMVDLMSLPPPGNDEEEDETTSLLPAIAAPPPGFRDNSSDEDDPKRRAAAQSQEQGRHLCGILYDEIPVTLIDSVQPRTVRDHAQELDDALVSTLQALEALAASEDCPHPPPQQTAGLIVLAAITPESSLDSGHETNSSELTDVSEMVSAMKQHQNAAYFLTQHINKENLLARKDLPFRIQSCAAQAVLTSPYPLSRQDPSPSLKPAFSTQSPSLTNCKSKQEQQHGEQSCTSAAQPGLTSQLSEQGKGASVPSSECKGAGHSKAAFEVSLHATAAPSREQDVQEKMPKEVQPSAKLLLDQKSGVTPAIVSAALQQVANAKASAPQVLSALKEDQNMNGTSSCAPASSKPLTLKGGPQTAETLCNCQQQQLSPQQHCEVSPSPKEAPGSQAEAFHLAPAGEEMMSSKTFASKSYQQKVSRDAPGKAASGETGQKAGGEATSLVLQKHTAPSNQGQKIQQESSAKILKAESSNVHSPSPGSTFRSTSEEAKGPIQLMPRSESLQISTVPSKKVEKVLEVTQQDADVPAKPKAPKAPFRLRNLFSATFPTRLKKETDERQAQLQKVKQYELEFLEELLKPKSKGDLPPQEYLHPPAPGRCSCQLRSSPVQKVPGMSREQRRSCDCKRICRGMRPPPNQLVIPELERRGRDKVADDQKQVEAIRLTSMSSPSKGKRIRSTSLESRDNRSDPENGMSCLTTCTSRGECMGAPHYRKLLRRYSVSEIDKTDGTSLSSDVYQNIYTTKQKGPQKEPEPSILCPGLSKIQEASGVADPSYVQIAQDKKNQKGPAVFSVQEEMYPSPAELRDEDMEDEKCCSIRYCFYYRKCDVADDGSEKDELSYSIPMQILPGMKLDNQMVPVMSRTLQVLDATACSSPNESQTQEIDLRTSSFEGSLAKINTLRGHAYSFPNGFLQVQLDTNELLTILRQCVLSPEVRDCKPYISQLAEYKQELALKFKEFRASCRRVAAVDKSPTHMLSAITSSFQVLSSLIETFVRLVYVVRSESQRQELLTKVEEVVRNYTFLLKAAEESTARTLSHQQTVEQLARQSATVATVMSTLTRSLKTLINK
- the FRMPD3 gene encoding FERM and PDZ domain-containing protein 3 isoform X1, whose protein sequence is MPEERGGDDMECGQLPSDTLRQVTVQRHPLYGFGFVAGSERPVVVRSVAAGGPSEDKLLPGDQILAINDEDVSEAPRERFIELVRKAKDFIILTVLHTHQSPKSAFISAAKKAKLRSNPAKVRFSEQVTVGETDPDMLKKEALLLIPNVLKVFLENGQIKSFTFDGRTTVKDVMVTLQDRLSLRHIEHFALVLEYSSSEQSHRFLLLQDKQPLAHVVQRTHYHGMRCLFRVSFFPKDPVELLRRDPAAFEYLYIQSRNDVIRERFGTDPKPEMLLGLAALHIYITVSATRPSQKVSLKNVEKEWGLEPFLPPSLLQLIKEKSLRKSLSQQLKAHQHQPGGTKVSTAQAKLQYLRILNELPTFAGVLFNTVGLDEKQPATTLLVGPRHGISHVIDLKTNLTTVLSEFSKVSKIQLFRENQGVARVETSILDAKPLVLLMEWPEATNFACLIAGYCRLLVDSKKMILSRAPSQPPPPQIIKADYINAHNFQRPATAGHMGKKENGLVGGSATVTRAAGASATRASDSELIRFCYLHMREQRKEKESGTDINENLIFFEETRPRTKSDPTSKSSGQGYNGAAKEYDPDGLEQDRQASRARAHTIDTHLRSDASHFYCESCQAKIKSRLASSTGGKPGTRDNMVDLMSLPPPGNDEEEDETTSLLPAIAAPPPGFRDNSSDEDDPKRRAAAQSQEQGRHLCGILYDEIPVTLIDSVQPRTVRDHAQELDDALVSTLQALEALAASEDCPHPPPQQTAGLIVLAAITPESSLDSGHETNSSELTDVSEMVSAMKQHQNAAYFLTQHINKENLLARKDLPFRIQSCAAQAVLTSPYPLSRQDPSPSLKPAFSTQSPSLTNCKSKQEQQHGEQSCTSAAQPGLTSQLSEQGKGASVPSSECKGAGHSKAAFEVSLHATAAPSREQDVQEKMPKEVQPSAKLLLDQKSGVTPAIVSAALQQVANAKASAPQVLSALKEDQNMNGTSSCAPASSKPLTLKGGPQTAETLCNCQQQQLSPQQHCEVSPSPKEAPGSQAEAFHLAPAGEEMMSSKTFASKSYQQKVSRDAPGKAASGETGQKAGGEATSLVLQKHTAPSNQGQKIQQESSAKILKAESSNVHSPSPGSTFRSTSEEAKGPIQLMPRSESLQISTVPSKKVEKVLEVTQQDADVPAKPKAPKAPFRLRNLFSATFPTRLKKETDERQAQLQKVKQYELEFLEELLKPKSKGDLPPQEYLHPPAPGRCSCQLRSSPVQKVPGMSREQRRSCDCKRICRGMRPPPNQLVIPELERRGRDKVADDQKQVEAIRLTSMSSPSKGKRIRSTSLESRDNRSDPENGMSCLTTCTSRGECMGAPHYRKLLRRYSVSEIDKTDGTSLSSDVYQNIYTTKQKGPQKEPEPSILCPGLSKIQEASGVADPSYVQIAQDKKNQKGPAVFSVQEEMYPSPAELRDEDMEDEKCCSIRYCFYYRKCDVADDGSEKDELSYSIPMQILPGMKLDNQMVPVMSRTLQVLDATACSSPNESQTQEIDLRTSSFEGSLAKINTLRGHAYSFPNGFLQVQLDTNELLTILRQCVLSPEVRDCKPYISQLAEYKQELALKFKEFRASCRRVAAVDKSPTHMLSAITSSFQVLSSLIETFVRLVYVVRSESQRQELLTKVEEVVRNYTFLLKAAEESTARTLSHQQTVEQLARQSATVATVMSTLTRSLKTLINK